DNA from Pseudomonadota bacterium:
CTAAAAAGTAGGCCGTATGGTCACCTGGCAGGTCTCCACCGCGCAGCGAAACAACTCCGATCTCATCCTGCTGGCGCTGCCCCTCACGCCCAAATACTGGCCGTTGAGTCGGGGCGATGGCGGCTGAGACCAATGCGCGTGCCGTACCTGATGGGGCATCCTTCTTCATGCGGTGGTGTATCTCCATAACCTCTAGATCGAACGCCGCTCCAAGGATCTCAGCGGCTTGTCCAACCAGTAGCGCTAATACCGCCGCTCCAAGCGAGGTATTGGGGGCAACCAGCACTGGGATATGCTGCGCGAAGGCCACTATCTGCTCAACTTGCTCGGGCGTATGGCTAGTTGTGGCCACCGTTACCGGCACTCTATGCCTGGCGCACGCCTCCACTACCTGCAGAGAGACCTCGGGGGTAGAGAACTCGATTACTACATTACACCCTGCAAGTTGCTCTAGATCCTTTGAGTACAGCACCTCGCTACCGACCACCTGTGTTCCAAGCTTAGTAGATGTCGGCGAAACGATAGCTGCTTGCAGCACACAGCTCTTTGATAAGAGTAACGCCTCAATAACCTTTGAGCCCGTTCTTCCAGTTGCTCCAACAACGCCTATTTTTTTCATAGCATAAATTCCGCGCGCAGCGTTGCAAGGCTCGCTGCCGAGAGCGGCACGAGGGGTAGCCTGACCGTTGGTTCAGCGATAACACCGTGCAGCGCAAGCACTGTTTTTACCGGAACCGGATTTGATTCGATAAAGAGCGCCCTAATTTTTGAAAGCATCCCCAACTGCAACTTTCTAGCATCATCAATACGCCCAGCAGCATAGGCTGTGGTCAGCTCTACAAACTCCCTCGGCAGTACGTTAGCAGAGGCCGAGATAGCTCCACTTCCACCGTAGGCCAGGACCGCCAGCAAGAGGGAATCATCCCCAGATACAACCTGACAGATCGGCGAAACTGCCCTGATAATATCGGCCAATAGATCAATAGACCCGGAGGACTCCTTGATGCCCGCGATAAGACCCTCTCGACTAAGGGTTGCAAGCGTTGCTGCGGTAAACCCGACGGCGCTACGCCCCGGAATATTATATGCTATCAGTGGAATCCTGACCGCCCGCGCAATTGCCCTAAAGTGCTCTAGCAGCCCTTCCTGTGTAGGCCTGTTGTAGGGAGGTGCCGCAACCAGGATGGCATCGCAACCGATCCCCTTAATTAGCTTCGCCATCTCTATCGCCGCCATCGTTGAGCTAGTAGAGATCCCCGCAACACAGGACAGGCTGCCCTTGGTTCGCTCGCGAACAAAGGAGATGACCTCTCCGTACTCCTGCTGAGTAAGGGTTGATGCCTCACCGGTAGAGCCACATACCACTACCCCCTGCACCCCTGCAGCACGCTGTAGCTCAATTAATTTTTCAAGTGACCTGTAATCAACGGCACCGGCATCCCTAGTAAAGGGGGTAACGAGAGCTGTGAATACTCCGCTAAGACTAAATTCTTGGGTTTGCGCTGTCATGTGATTCTTCAGTTATATAAGTCGCACAACTGACTACTGCCGACCAACCGCCCCGTTATCCTCTGGCTCATCGTCTGACTCAACGTCACCAACTGCCAAGATAGTTACGTCGCTCTCGGCACCCTTAAAGACTACCTTAGCGACCTGCTTTATAACCCCATCAACGCTGCCCTGATTTTGAGGAAGCACCTGATAGAGGTAGGTCTTGCCGTTCTTGGCCGTAGAATCAAGAAAGGAGAAACTCGTTAGCCCATCAGGAGCCTGAATAGTTCTGCCGATCTTGCCCTGCGCACGCGCCTCTTTGCGTAGATCTTCACGAATCTTAACGTGCAGATCTTGTACGAAGCCTAACTCAACATATTCAATACTCGGATCGGTTTCATCACCACGCTCAACGATCTCTTTGCGTTGGATTACATAACCCTCAATCGACTTGAGCTCCTTACCACGCCGATCCTCCTCAGGAGCGACCCATATCAGCGCCACCTGTTCGTGGGTGGTCGTTACTTCAAGCCCCTCTACAGCCCGGGGCGCCAGCGCCTCGGGTGGTAGTGGTGCTAGATACTTCCCACACCCTGTTGCGGCAAATACCGTAAT
Protein-coding regions in this window:
- the dapB gene encoding 4-hydroxy-tetrahydrodipicolinate reductase yields the protein MKKIGVVGATGRTGSKVIEALLLSKSCVLQAAIVSPTSTKLGTQVVGSEVLYSKDLEQLAGCNVVIEFSTPEVSLQVVEACARHRVPVTVATTSHTPEQVEQIVAFAQHIPVLVAPNTSLGAAVLALLVGQAAEILGAAFDLEVMEIHHRMKKDAPSGTARALVSAAIAPTQRPVFGREGQRQQDEIGVVSLRGGDLPGDHTAYFLGDGERLELSHKVHDRRVFGIGALTLAERLVGRKPGLYSVRSLLLE
- the dapA gene encoding 4-hydroxy-tetrahydrodipicolinate synthase: MTAQTQEFSLSGVFTALVTPFTRDAGAVDYRSLEKLIELQRAAGVQGVVVCGSTGEASTLTQQEYGEVISFVRERTKGSLSCVAGISTSSTMAAIEMAKLIKGIGCDAILVAAPPYNRPTQEGLLEHFRAIARAVRIPLIAYNIPGRSAVGFTAATLATLSREGLIAGIKESSGSIDLLADIIRAVSPICQVVSGDDSLLLAVLAYGGSGAISASANVLPREFVELTTAYAAGRIDDARKLQLGMLSKIRALFIESNPVPVKTVLALHGVIAEPTVRLPLVPLSAASLATLRAEFML